The Streptomyces camelliae genome window below encodes:
- a CDS encoding acyl carrier protein produces MAATEKEIVDGLAEIVNEIAGIPVEDVQLDKSFTDDLDVDSLSMVEVVVAAEERFDVKIPDEDVKNLKTVGDATEYILKHQA; encoded by the coding sequence ATGGCCGCCACTGAGAAGGAGATCGTCGACGGTCTCGCCGAGATCGTGAACGAGATCGCCGGGATCCCCGTCGAGGACGTCCAGCTGGACAAGTCCTTCACCGACGACCTGGACGTCGACTCGCTGTCCATGGTCGAGGTCGTCGTCGCCGCCGAGGAGCGCTTCGACGTGAAGATCCCGGACGAGGACGTCAAGAACCTCAAGACGGTCGGCGACGCGACCGAGT
- a CDS encoding ketoacyl-ACP synthase III yields MAKIKPSKGAPYARILGVGGYRPTRVVPNEVILEKIDSSDEWIRSRSGIETRHWAGPEETVAAMSVEAAGKAIADAGIDAEQIGAVVVSTVSHFSQTPAVATEIADKLGTDKAAAFDISAGCAGFGYGLTLAKGMVVEGSAEYVLVIGVERLSDLTDLEDRATAFLFGDGAGAVVVGPSQEPGIGPTVWGSEGDKSETIKQTIPWDRFRIGDVSELPVDSDGNVKFPAITQEGQAVFRWAVFEMAKVAQQALDAAGISPDDLDVFIPHQANVRIIDSMVKTLKLPEHVTVARDIRTTGNTSAASIPLAMERLLATGEAKSGDTALVIGFGAGLVYAATVVTLP; encoded by the coding sequence ATGGCGAAGATCAAGCCCAGCAAGGGCGCCCCGTATGCGCGCATCCTCGGTGTCGGCGGCTACCGGCCGACCCGGGTGGTGCCCAACGAGGTGATCCTGGAGAAGATCGACTCGTCCGACGAGTGGATCCGCTCGCGCTCCGGCATCGAGACGCGGCACTGGGCCGGCCCCGAGGAGACCGTCGCCGCGATGTCCGTCGAGGCCGCCGGCAAGGCGATCGCGGACGCCGGCATCGACGCCGAGCAGATCGGCGCCGTGGTCGTCTCGACCGTGTCGCACTTCAGCCAGACCCCGGCCGTCGCCACCGAGATCGCCGACAAGCTGGGCACCGACAAGGCCGCCGCCTTCGACATCTCGGCGGGCTGCGCGGGCTTCGGCTACGGCCTGACGCTCGCCAAGGGCATGGTCGTGGAGGGTTCCGCCGAGTACGTGCTCGTCATCGGCGTGGAGCGGCTCAGCGACCTGACCGACCTGGAGGACCGGGCCACGGCCTTCCTGTTCGGCGACGGCGCCGGCGCGGTCGTCGTCGGCCCCTCGCAGGAGCCGGGCATCGGCCCGACCGTGTGGGGCTCCGAGGGCGACAAGTCGGAGACCATCAAGCAGACCATCCCGTGGGACCGTTTCCGGATCGGCGACGTCTCCGAGCTTCCGGTGGACAGCGACGGCAACGTCAAGTTCCCCGCGATCACGCAGGAAGGCCAGGCGGTGTTCCGCTGGGCCGTGTTCGAGATGGCGAAGGTCGCCCAGCAGGCGCTGGACGCGGCCGGGATCAGCCCGGACGACCTGGACGTCTTCATCCCGCACCAGGCCAATGTGCGGATCATCGACTCGATGGTGAAGACTCTCAAACTGCCGGAGCACGTCACGGTCGCCCGTGACATCCGCACCACCGGCAACACCTCGGCCGCCTCGATCCCGCTCGCGATGGAGCGGCTCCTGGCGACCGGGGAGGCGAAGAGCGGCGACACCGCGCTCGTCATCGGATTCGGGGCGGGTCTCGTGTACGCCGCCACGGTCGTTACCCTCCCCTAG
- a CDS encoding ACP S-malonyltransferase, with the protein MLVLVAPGQGAQTPCFLTPWLELPGARDRVAAWSDAIGLDLVHYGTEADADAIRDTAVAQPLLVAAGILSAAALGDIPGFAPGAVAGHSVGEITAAAFAGVLDDTAALRLVRERGLAMADAAAITETGMSALLGGDPDTSIAHLEKLGLTPANINGAGQIVAAGTLEQLAALAEDKPEGVRKVVPLKVAGAFHTRHMAPAVDTLAKAAAKLTPADPNVTYVSNKDGRKVGSGAEVLDRLVGQVANPVRWDLCMETFKELGVTALIEVCPGGTLTGLAKRALPGVTTLALKTPDDLDAARELISEHAGAGA; encoded by the coding sequence GTGCTCGTACTCGTCGCTCCCGGCCAGGGCGCCCAGACGCCCTGCTTCCTGACCCCCTGGCTCGAACTGCCCGGTGCCCGTGACCGCGTCGCCGCGTGGTCGGACGCCATCGGGCTGGACCTGGTCCACTACGGCACCGAGGCCGACGCCGACGCCATCCGGGACACCGCGGTGGCCCAGCCGCTGCTGGTGGCCGCCGGGATCCTGTCCGCCGCGGCACTCGGTGACATTCCCGGGTTCGCGCCGGGCGCGGTCGCCGGTCACAGCGTCGGCGAGATCACCGCCGCCGCCTTCGCCGGAGTCCTGGACGACACCGCCGCCCTGCGCCTGGTCCGCGAGCGGGGTCTGGCGATGGCCGACGCCGCCGCGATCACCGAGACCGGCATGTCGGCGCTGCTCGGCGGCGACCCGGACACGTCGATCGCGCACCTGGAGAAGCTGGGCCTGACCCCGGCGAACATCAACGGCGCGGGCCAGATCGTCGCCGCGGGCACGCTGGAGCAGCTGGCCGCGCTGGCCGAGGACAAGCCCGAGGGCGTCCGCAAGGTCGTCCCGCTGAAGGTCGCCGGCGCCTTCCACACCCGCCACATGGCCCCGGCCGTCGACACGCTGGCCAAGGCCGCCGCGAAGCTGACGCCCGCCGACCCGAACGTCACCTACGTCTCCAACAAGGACGGCCGGAAGGTCGGGAGCGGCGCCGAGGTCCTCGATCGGCTCGTCGGCCAGGTCGCCAACCCCGTGCGCTGGGACCTGTGCATGGAGACGTTCAAGGAGCTGGGCGTCACCGCGCTCATCGAGGTCTGCCCGGGCGGCACGCTCACCGGCCTGGCCAAGCGCGCGCTGCCCGGTGTCACGACGCTCGCTCTGAAGACCCCCGACGATCTCGACGCGGCCCGCGAGCTCATCTCCGAGCACGCCGGCGCCGGCGCCTAA
- a CDS encoding PucR family transcriptional regulator gives MPEPESRSSDPHADSHAAHHARDAHPHSATLKRLEKSSGSLAAQAIARMDETLPWYRAMPPENRSWIGLVAQAGIAAFTEWFRHPDAPQAISTDVFGTAPRELTRAITLRQTVEMVRTTIEVMESAIDEVAAPGDESVLREALLVYAREIAFATAQVYAQAAEARGAWDARLESLVVNAVLSGEADEGAVSRAAALGWNSPEHVCVVLGTAPDGDSELTVEAIRRAARHAKLQVLTGVLGDRLVVVAGGSDNPLAVAKSLIGPFAAGPVVAGPVVPDLLAATRSAQAAAAGLKACSAWQDAPRPVLADDLLPERAIAGDPSAREQLVEEIYRPLEEAGSALLETLSVYLEQASSLEGAARMLFVHPNTVRYRLRRVTDVTGWSPSDVRSAFTLRIALILGRLADGEPQT, from the coding sequence GTGCCCGAACCCGAATCCCGCAGCAGCGATCCCCACGCGGATTCCCACGCCGCTCACCACGCTCGCGACGCCCACCCGCACTCCGCGACCCTCAAGCGGCTGGAGAAGTCCTCCGGGTCCCTCGCCGCGCAGGCCATCGCGCGCATGGACGAGACCCTGCCGTGGTACCGGGCGATGCCACCGGAGAACCGTTCCTGGATCGGGCTCGTGGCCCAGGCGGGTATCGCCGCCTTCACCGAGTGGTTCCGGCACCCGGACGCGCCGCAGGCGATCTCCACCGACGTCTTCGGCACGGCGCCGCGCGAGCTGACGCGGGCCATCACGCTGCGGCAGACCGTGGAGATGGTGCGGACCACCATCGAGGTCATGGAGAGCGCCATCGACGAGGTGGCCGCGCCGGGCGACGAGAGCGTGCTGCGTGAGGCGCTGCTCGTGTACGCCCGGGAGATCGCCTTCGCCACCGCCCAGGTGTACGCCCAGGCCGCCGAGGCACGCGGTGCCTGGGACGCGCGGCTGGAGTCCCTCGTCGTCAATGCCGTGCTCAGTGGAGAAGCCGACGAGGGGGCCGTCAGCCGGGCCGCCGCGCTCGGCTGGAACTCTCCCGAGCATGTCTGTGTCGTCCTCGGGACCGCGCCCGACGGGGACAGCGAGCTGACCGTGGAGGCGATCCGGCGGGCCGCGCGGCATGCCAAGCTCCAGGTGCTCACCGGTGTCCTCGGGGACCGGCTGGTGGTGGTCGCGGGCGGGAGCGACAACCCGCTCGCCGTCGCCAAGTCGCTGATCGGGCCCTTCGCCGCCGGGCCGGTCGTCGCCGGGCCCGTCGTACCGGATCTGCTGGCCGCCACGCGGTCCGCGCAGGCCGCCGCCGCGGGACTGAAGGCGTGTTCCGCCTGGCAGGACGCGCCGCGGCCGGTACTGGCGGACGATCTGCTGCCGGAGCGTGCCATCGCGGGCGATCCGAGCGCCCGCGAGCAGCTGGTGGAGGAGATCTACAGACCGCTGGAGGAGGCCGGCTCGGCGCTCCTCGAAACCCTGAGTGTCTACCTGGAGCAGGCGAGCAGCCTGGAAGGCGCCGCCCGGATGCTCTTCGTTCACCCGAACACCGTGCGCTACCGGCTCCGACGTGTGACTGACGTCACCGGTTGGTCGCCTTCGGATGTACGATCCGCCTTCACACTGCGGATCGCGCTCATCCTGGGGCGTCTGGCCGACGGCGAACCTCAAACGTAG
- a CDS encoding pirin family protein, whose amino-acid sequence MEVRRAAERYRGGEPEAGIDTWHAFSFGPHYDPGNLRFGAVIACNEEHLAPGAGFDEHPHSHTEIVTWVIEGELTHRDSTGHETTVRPGDVQHLSAAAGVRHVERNAGAVPLTFLQMWLAPVEPGGEPSYAIVPGIADATPYALPAAGAMLHVRRLAPGERTAVPDGAFVYVHVVRGEVRLAGEELGAGDAARITQAQDVEAVGLSSAELLMWEMTA is encoded by the coding sequence ATGGAGGTACGGCGCGCCGCTGAGCGCTATCGCGGAGGGGAGCCGGAGGCCGGGATCGACACCTGGCACGCCTTCTCCTTCGGTCCGCACTACGACCCCGGGAACCTGCGCTTCGGCGCGGTGATCGCCTGCAACGAGGAGCATCTCGCCCCCGGCGCCGGCTTCGACGAACACCCGCACAGCCACACCGAGATCGTCACCTGGGTGATCGAGGGCGAACTGACCCACCGCGACTCCACGGGCCACGAGACGACGGTCCGTCCGGGCGACGTCCAGCACCTCAGCGCTGCGGCGGGCGTCCGCCACGTGGAACGCAACGCCGGCGCCGTCCCCCTGACCTTCCTCCAGATGTGGCTGGCGCCGGTGGAGCCGGGCGGGGAGCCGTCGTACGCGATCGTCCCGGGCATCGCCGACGCCACGCCCTACGCCCTCCCGGCGGCCGGCGCGATGCTCCACGTCCGCCGCTTGGCGCCGGGCGAGCGCACGGCGGTCCCGGACGGGGCGTTCGTGTACGTCCACGTGGTGCGGGGCGAGGTCCGGCTGGCGGGGGAGGAGCTGGGGGCGGGGGATGCGGCGCGGATCACACAGGCGCAGGACGTGGAGGCGGTGGGGCTGTCGTCGGCGGAGCTGCTGATGTGGGAGATGACCGCCTAG
- a CDS encoding serine hydrolase domain-containing protein, translated as MSLKSLASIENWPVPTAAAGVVRADGTVLGTYGPVGHRFPLASVTKPLAAYAALVAYEEGAIELDEPAGPPGSTVRHLLAHTSGLAFDEHRVTAPAGERRLYSNAGFEQLGDHIAKATDIPFAEYLRQAVLEPLGMTDTSLEGSPAKDGVSTVTDLLRFAAEVQAPRLLDPRTVAAAMTVQHPGTKGVLPGYGHQNPNDWGLGFEIRDSKSPHWTGSSSSPRTFGHFGQSGTFLWIDPDAGMACAALTDRAFGPWAVEAWPVFTDAVLAEVRG; from the coding sequence ATGTCGTTGAAGAGCCTCGCGTCGATCGAGAACTGGCCCGTCCCCACCGCGGCGGCGGGTGTCGTACGTGCCGACGGGACCGTCCTCGGGACGTACGGCCCCGTCGGGCACCGCTTTCCGCTCGCCTCGGTCACCAAGCCGCTGGCGGCGTACGCGGCGCTCGTGGCGTACGAGGAGGGCGCGATCGAGCTGGACGAGCCGGCCGGGCCGCCCGGTTCGACCGTCCGCCATCTCCTCGCCCACACCTCCGGGCTGGCCTTCGACGAGCACCGGGTGACGGCCCCGGCCGGGGAGCGGCGGCTGTACTCCAACGCCGGCTTCGAGCAGCTCGGCGATCACATCGCCAAGGCGACGGACATCCCCTTCGCCGAGTATCTGCGCCAGGCGGTGCTGGAGCCGCTGGGCATGACGGACACGTCTCTGGAGGGCTCACCGGCGAAGGACGGCGTGTCCACCGTCACGGACCTGCTCCGCTTCGCGGCGGAGGTGCAGGCGCCCCGGCTGCTGGATCCGCGGACGGTGGCGGCGGCGATGACCGTGCAGCACCCCGGGACGAAGGGTGTCCTGCCCGGGTACGGCCACCAGAACCCGAACGACTGGGGTCTGGGCTTCGAGATCCGCGACTCCAAGTCGCCCCACTGGACCGGGAGTTCGTCCTCCCCGCGCACCTTCGGACACTTCGGGCAGTCGGGTACGTTCCTGTGGATCGACCCCGACGCGGGGATGGCGTGCGCCGCGCTGACCGACAGGGCGTTCGGGCCTTGGGCGGTCGAGGCGTGGCCGGTGTTCACGGATGCGGTGCTGGCGGAGGTACGGGGCTGA
- a CDS encoding GNAT family N-acetyltransferase, which translates to MSLVRRALPEDADEVLRLRQVMIDSLRSGGSSAPTDWHAESLPTLRERLAEADGDFAAFVVDHPDRPGALAALVAGTLEYRIGKAGNPHGRVGYVFSVATDPDARRRGYARACMEELLAWFRARGAGYVLLTASTDAEPLYASLGFTRDPDPSMRLLL; encoded by the coding sequence ATGAGTCTTGTACGCCGGGCCCTGCCCGAGGACGCCGACGAAGTGCTGCGGCTGCGCCAGGTCATGATCGACTCCCTGCGGAGCGGCGGGAGTTCCGCGCCGACGGACTGGCACGCGGAGTCCCTGCCGACGCTGCGGGAGCGGCTCGCCGAGGCCGACGGGGACTTCGCGGCCTTCGTCGTGGACCATCCGGACCGGCCGGGGGCGCTGGCCGCGCTGGTGGCCGGGACGCTGGAGTACCGCATCGGGAAGGCCGGCAATCCGCACGGGCGGGTCGGGTACGTCTTCAGTGTGGCCACCGACCCGGACGCCCGCCGGCGCGGCTATGCGCGCGCGTGCATGGAGGAACTGCTGGCCTGGTTCCGCGCGCGGGGCGCAGGGTACGTGCTCCTCACCGCCTCCACCGACGCCGAACCGCTCTACGCCTCCCTCGGCTTCACGCGTGACCCCGACCCGTCGATGCGGCTGCTGCTGTGA
- a CDS encoding MerR family transcriptional regulator: protein MTVMQTTPADTESMTPADICSAPPRRHPRPDGQDRYTISEVVAFTGLTAHTLRWYERIGLMPHVDRSHTGQRRYSNRDLDWLDFVTKLRLTGMPVADMVRYAELVREGESTYAERQELLESTRRDVLARIAELHDTLSVLDRKISFYAREQ from the coding sequence ATGACGGTGATGCAGACCACGCCAGCGGACACCGAGAGCATGACCCCCGCCGACATCTGCTCCGCCCCGCCCAGACGCCATCCGCGCCCCGACGGCCAGGACCGCTACACGATCAGCGAGGTCGTCGCGTTCACCGGCCTGACCGCGCACACCCTGCGCTGGTACGAGCGGATCGGCCTGATGCCGCACGTCGACCGCTCCCACACCGGCCAGCGCCGCTACAGCAACCGCGACCTGGACTGGCTGGACTTCGTGACCAAGCTGCGGCTGACGGGCATGCCGGTGGCGGACATGGTGCGGTACGCGGAACTGGTCCGGGAGGGCGAGAGCACGTACGCCGAGCGCCAGGAACTCCTGGAGTCGACGCGCCGGGACGTGCTGGCCCGGATCGCGGAACTGCACGACACCCTGTCCGTCCTGGACAGGAAGATCAGCTTCTACGCGCGCGAGCAGTGA
- a CDS encoding DUF4429 domain-containing protein, with the protein MGDVLAGFHAVWEFESDSVLIRYERGIRTPKLFQALGERRIPLSAVEDVSLTPGRRGTVVLRLRPRAGADPLMEAADGQLKEGSDPYRLVLPAERETLAEYYAQELKGLLTEAGSGPADRHLVAAPEAPLHFKAYDGKASFDGTSVQFRWSWTGASSAKWKAGDQSFPVAGLSGVEWRSPEVFDGHLRLINRSAGTTATAVQPDQDPAAVIFGLGYGPVHESLPFAAAVLAAVRTRGPVPAVPAAPARRDPADIAERIRHLGELHQAGLVTDEEFSSKKAELLAEL; encoded by the coding sequence ATGGGTGACGTACTGGCGGGTTTTCATGCCGTCTGGGAGTTCGAGTCCGACTCCGTGCTCATCCGTTACGAACGGGGGATTCGGACACCGAAGCTGTTCCAGGCGCTCGGCGAACGGCGCATCCCGCTGTCCGCGGTCGAGGACGTGAGCCTCACCCCGGGCAGACGCGGCACCGTCGTCCTGCGGCTGCGGCCGCGCGCCGGTGCCGATCCGCTGATGGAGGCGGCCGACGGGCAGCTGAAGGAGGGCTCCGATCCGTACCGGCTGGTGCTGCCGGCCGAGCGCGAGACGCTCGCCGAGTACTACGCGCAGGAGCTGAAGGGCCTGCTGACCGAGGCCGGCTCGGGACCGGCCGACCGCCATCTGGTGGCCGCGCCCGAGGCGCCGCTGCACTTCAAGGCCTACGACGGGAAGGCGTCCTTCGACGGGACGTCCGTGCAGTTCCGCTGGTCGTGGACGGGCGCGTCCTCGGCGAAGTGGAAGGCGGGCGACCAGAGCTTTCCGGTGGCCGGCCTCAGCGGGGTGGAGTGGCGCTCGCCGGAGGTCTTCGACGGGCACCTGCGGCTGATCAACCGCTCGGCCGGTACGACGGCCACGGCCGTGCAGCCCGACCAGGACCCGGCGGCCGTGATCTTCGGGCTGGGGTACGGCCCGGTGCACGAGTCGCTGCCGTTCGCCGCCGCGGTCCTGGCCGCCGTACGCACACGAGGGCCGGTACCCGCGGTACCGGCCGCCCCGGCCCGGCGGGATCCGGCGGACATCGCCGAGCGGATCCGGCATCTCGGGGAGCTGCATCAGGCCGGCCTGGTCACCGACGAGGAGTTCTCCTCCAAGAAGGCCGAACTGCTGGCGGAGTTGTGA
- a CDS encoding alpha/beta hydrolase has translation MTSFETSPQLNVWRALLALAVVFVMLATTGWTALRSHREATALQASLTKWEHGYLHGHRLPDPESGPARLTPFFASLTAEDQARLAHRYPLAVGNMNGAPVTLRYQANRVAMEQAREVEQKRMHDTRLSAAGHQDAGRRMHRYESLLTPGRQILAFDPEGSGRIAEVFGNLDQAQRISVVVPGVDTDLLTFQKTNRQYTAPVGMAQALYAAERTASPATRTAVIAWADYTSPDGLGVDAATGLRAAEGALRLNALLDALPGTAPVAMICHSYGSVVCGVAAHDMPRRVSDIAVAASPGMRVSAASHLRTGAQVWAMRDATDWIQDVPYLELGGLGHGADPVSSAFGARVLSARDAHGHAGYFQPGTDSLRNLADVGVGAYDAVTCARENDLCQSGASGTTPAGRA, from the coding sequence GTGACTTCCTTCGAAACCTCCCCGCAACTGAACGTCTGGCGCGCACTGCTGGCGCTGGCCGTGGTGTTCGTGATGCTCGCGACCACCGGCTGGACCGCCCTGCGCAGCCACCGGGAGGCGACGGCGCTTCAGGCCTCGCTCACCAAGTGGGAGCACGGCTACCTCCACGGCCACCGGCTGCCGGACCCCGAGTCCGGCCCGGCGCGGCTGACCCCGTTCTTCGCGTCGCTCACCGCCGAGGACCAGGCCCGCCTCGCCCACCGCTACCCGCTCGCGGTGGGCAACATGAACGGCGCCCCCGTGACCTTGCGCTACCAGGCGAACCGCGTCGCCATGGAGCAGGCCCGCGAGGTCGAGCAGAAGCGCATGCACGACACCCGGCTCAGCGCGGCCGGGCACCAGGACGCGGGCCGTCGTATGCACCGCTACGAGTCCCTGCTGACCCCCGGCCGGCAGATCCTCGCCTTCGACCCCGAGGGCTCGGGCCGGATCGCCGAGGTGTTCGGGAACCTGGACCAGGCCCAGCGGATCTCGGTGGTCGTCCCCGGCGTCGACACCGACCTGCTCACCTTCCAGAAGACCAACCGCCAGTACACCGCCCCGGTCGGCATGGCCCAGGCGCTGTACGCGGCGGAGCGCACGGCGAGCCCCGCGACCCGTACGGCCGTGATCGCCTGGGCCGACTACACCTCGCCCGACGGGCTCGGCGTGGACGCGGCCACCGGCCTGCGCGCCGCGGAGGGCGCCCTGCGCCTGAACGCCCTGCTGGACGCCCTGCCCGGCACGGCCCCGGTGGCGATGATCTGCCACAGCTACGGCTCGGTGGTCTGCGGCGTCGCCGCGCACGACATGCCCCGCCGGGTGTCCGACATAGCGGTGGCCGCGAGCCCCGGCATGCGGGTGTCCGCGGCCTCCCACCTGCGCACCGGCGCCCAGGTGTGGGCGATGCGGGACGCCACCGACTGGATCCAGGACGTGCCGTACCTGGAGCTGGGCGGGCTCGGGCACGGCGCCGACCCGGTGTCCTCGGCGTTCGGCGCGCGCGTGCTGTCCGCCCGGGACGCGCACGGCCACGCCGGCTACTTCCAGCCGGGCACGGACAGCCTGCGCAACCTCGCCGACGTCGGGGTCGGCGCCTACGACGCGGTGACGTGCGCACGCGAGAACGACCTGTGCCAGTCCGGCGCGTCCGGCACTACCCCGGCCGGACGCGCGTAG
- a CDS encoding TetR family transcriptional regulator, with protein sequence METLRERKKQRTRDALLRAALELFTTQGYERTTVDEIAEAVGVSQRTFFRYFAGKEDAAFTVQDMSERHFLACVRARPAHEAPMEALRQAVLEGWDAIRETVESAVPVELYLRMYRTIESTPALLAAHLRRSATTEETIARLLADREGVDVDADPRPRLAVAVFGGVIRVTERQWCTGEDFSLESIRQLTASYLDEVGPALTGNWRTGRDR encoded by the coding sequence GTGGAAACACTGCGCGAACGCAAGAAACAACGCACCCGCGACGCGCTCCTTCGAGCCGCTCTCGAACTGTTCACGACCCAGGGGTACGAGCGGACGACCGTCGACGAGATCGCCGAGGCCGTCGGGGTCTCGCAGCGCACCTTCTTCCGCTACTTCGCCGGCAAGGAGGACGCGGCCTTCACGGTCCAGGACATGAGCGAACGGCACTTCCTGGCCTGCGTACGGGCGCGCCCCGCGCACGAGGCACCGATGGAGGCGCTGCGCCAGGCGGTGCTGGAGGGTTGGGACGCGATCCGGGAGACCGTCGAGTCGGCGGTGCCCGTGGAGCTGTACCTGCGGATGTACCGGACGATCGAGTCGACACCGGCGCTGCTCGCCGCCCACCTGCGCCGCTCGGCCACGACGGAGGAGACGATCGCGCGGTTGCTGGCCGACCGCGAGGGCGTCGACGTGGACGCCGACCCGCGACCGCGGCTCGCGGTGGCCGTGTTCGGCGGCGTGATAAGGGTCACGGAGCGGCAGTGGTGCACGGGTGAGGACTTCAGCCTGGAGTCGATCCGTCAACTCACCGCGTCCTACCTCGATGAGGTGGGTCCGGCGCTCACCGGGAACTGGCGTACCGGCAGAGATCGTTGA